CGGTGCCGGACAATGGTTTACCTTCGGCCGCGCTCATTGGTGGGTCAATGCCGGCATGCCGACAGCCAGCAGACCCGGATTGATCATGACACCGCCCGCAACCAAGGTTAATGGCGGCGATGTGATCGGCGAGCATAACATTGTGATACAAATGAACTTCGAACCCTCCCGCCGCCTGCGCTGGTACCAGTTCGATCCTTTACATCATGAAGTTGCAGTGTGGTCCATACATTGATAGTTTAGTCCGCACAAGCGGCGTATAAAACCCAGGGTAAGCAGTACTCGGTACTGTTTACCCTTTTTCATTTAAAGTACATTTGATTTTGTAATTTCAATCATTGCCGAGGTGAAAGTGAATTTATCTAGCAAATGGCTGGCGGGAACCTGTTTATGGCTAGGGTTTTGCCTGCCCGCATTTTCCGAAGATCTGGCACAAACTTGGTTGCTCGAGGAATCTGGGGTAAGAGCTTCAAGCTCGGAACCATCGGCGCCGATGTCCAGTGCTCCGGCTCGCAAATATCAAGTCAGCACAGCCAATTACGAACTACCCGATGTAAGCTTGATCAATGCCGACGGCGATGACGTCTCATTACGGCAATTACTAAATTCCGAAGGACCGGTGGTGTTGCAGTTTGTATTTGTCACCTGTTCGACAATTTGCCCTATTTTGAGCGCCTCATTAGCCAGCGCTCAAACCGATATCGATAAATTATCCAATGGCAAACAGCGGTTAATCTCCATCTCCATAGATCCGGAGCAGGACACCCCGGAACAACTGCGCACCTATGCCAAACGCTTTAAAGCAGGCGGCAATTGGCATTTTTTGACCGGCAATCCGGACGACATTAAGACTGTGTTGAAAGCCTTCGACGCCAGCTATGCCGGTAATAACAAAATGTACCATTTATCGCTGACTTTCATGCGCCCCGCACCGCGCTCAGCTTGGCGGCGCATCAACGGCCTGCTTGGCAAGCAAGAACTTGTCGCCGAATACGCGCAAATGCTGACCACGCCCGAATAAACTGATTTTGGCCGAGGACGCCCATTTCAACCTACATCAAAACCGAGAAAACCCTATGGCCGACAAGCTATTAACACCAGGAATCAAACGTATCGGACTCACTTTGATCTTAGTGTGCCTGGCCTTGGGCGGCTATTGGCTAAGCCAGCATTATCATCAGTTTTTAGCCCCGGACGCCATGCTGGGCGCGCAAATATACGAGCGCGGTATCACCGGCAACGGCGATGCGCTGCAAGGCATCACGCAAAACGATATCGCTTTCAACGACGCCCAATTCAATTGCGCGCAATGTCATCGCCGTAGCGGTTTTGGTTCCAGTGAAGGCGGTAATTATGTCTTACCCGTCACCGGCAATATTTTATTCAATCCGCGCACGTTCGATCGCGCCGACCTGTTCAACAAGTTGTTTAAGGAAAGCCAGGGAAAAATGTTCTGGGCCAGAATGCGCTCGGCGTATCAGCGCCCGGCTTATACCGATGCATCGTTGGCCGCTGCCATTCGGGACGGGGTTGACCCTTCGGGTAGAAAGTTGAGCTCCCTGATGCCGCGCTATCGGTTAAACGATACCGACATGGCTGCGCTGATAGCGTATTTGCACCAGCTCTCCAATCATAACGATCCGGGTGTCGATGAACGCGTTATCCGGCTGGCAACCGTGGTTGGCCCCCAAGTAAACAATGAAGATAAAGATGCCATGTTGACGACTATCGCCAAATTCGTCAGCTGGCTGAATCTGGAAACAGCGGGCAACCTCGCCCACCCTAACTTTTCCCCGGGTTACCGTTCCGAATTCGCCAAAGCCTTCCGGCTCTGGCAGCACGAGGTATGGGAATTACCCGCCGATCCCAAGCAATGGCCGGCTGAGCTGGCAAAACGCTACCAACAGCAGCCAGTATTTGCCTTTATCGGCGGCATGGCGGAGGGCGACTGGACGCCGATACACGACTTTTGCGAAAGTAAGCGCATCCCTTGCCTGTTTCCGTTTACCGACTTACCTCCGACTGACAAGGACAATCACTATTCCCTGTATTTCAATCAGGGACTGACTCTGGAAGCCAAAGCCATAGGCAGATTTCTGCGTCATCAAAAAACAGCCGATTCGCGCGTGATCGTCAATATCCATGCCGACGAAGCGCGCGGCAACCAACCTGCCCAAGCATTAACGAAAAGCCTGGAAGGCAGCAAGCAACATACCGTAGTGGATATGCCGTTTGCCAATATCGAACAACTTCGCCAGCAATGGAACGAGGTAGTTCAACAGCAGCAAACACCGATGAATGTTGTGATTTGGCCGGGGAAATTCGCCACCGCCGTCGCCGCCGAACTGCCTCTGCTGGCCAAACAAGCCGAGCGCCTGCTGCTACCCGCCCAGTTTATGGATGCGAGTCAAAACCCATTCGCGCCCGACATCATCGGCAAACTGTATTTCAGCTACCCTTACGAACTGCCGTCCGCGTATCATCCGCATGCCTTTAGGGTCAGAGCCTGGATGAACACCCAAAAATTGCCTATCGATAATCCGCGCCTGCAATTCAACACCTACTATGCGCTGAATTTATTACAGTTCGGTTTGGAACACGTCGTTGCGCATTTTTCCAGGGATTACCTGCTGGAATACATTGAAACCGAAGCCGAAAACCAACTGAACCCCGGCACATTCCCCAGACTAAGTCTCGGCCCCGGACAGCGCTTTGCTTCCAAGGGCGCCTATATCGTGCAACTGGATAGCGATCCGAACCAACAGTTCCATGCGGTCAGCGACTGGATAACGCCTTAACATTCCGAGTCAGTTAAATTTGCAGTCCGTCACACTTTTAACCGGCAACATATTTTTTTGTAAGGAATGGTATCGATCTCCGACTGAGTGCTCAGGAAGACACTGTTGTCTTTCCTGATACGCACTCATTACTCTTTTGGAGACCTCACCATGAATAAAAAAAATCTGACTTTGGCTTTAGGCGGTGCAATCGCTTCCGGATTATTGGCCACGGCCCCGAGCATTCAAGCGGGTGAAAACCCCTTTGCAATGTCCAGTATCAACCCAGTTCAACAACTAGCCGCAGCCGATGAAAAAGCCGGTGAAGCCGGTTGCAGCGGCAAAATGGCTGAAGGCAAATGCGGCGAAGGCAAATGCGGAGCCAACAAAATGAAAGACATGAAAGGCGCGGAAGGCGGTTGCAGTGCAAAAATGCCAGAAGGCGGCTGTAGCGGTAAAGCAGCACAATAAAACCGGAGCCACCGCCGATGAACCCATCCCATCCTTTCGGCTTGTCCGGCGCCGGCTTGGGCTTGCGCCGCGCACTTATACCCGCGTTGCAGGCCAACATGCCGGACGGCATAGATTTTTTCGAAGTATCGCCGGAAAATTGGGTGGGCATCGGCGGCCATCTGGGCAAGCAATTTCGCAGTCTGACCGAGCGTCACCGTTTTGTGGCGCACGGTCTGGCCCTGTCGCTGGGCGGCCCTGCGCCGCTCGACACGCTATTTTTAGGCGAGCTTAAACAGTTTCTCGATCAACACCAATTCGCTTTATATACCGAGCATTTGAGCTTCTGCGGCGACGAAGGGCATTGTTACGACTTATACCCTATTCCGTTTACCGAGCAAGCCGTCAAACATGTTGCCGGGCGCATTCGCCAAACCCAACAGATTTTGGAACGGTCCATCGCGTTGGAAAACGCCTCTTACTATCTGCAACCGCCTCAAGCAGAGATGGATGAACTGAGTTTCATTAATGCCGTGCTGAACGAAGCCGATTGCTACCTGCATCTGGACGTCAACAACATCTACGTCAACAGCGTCAATCATGGTTACGATCCCCTGACGTTTTTACGCGGCTTGCCGGGCGAGCGTATCGTTTACGGCCACGTCGCCGGCCATGACCTCGACCCGTCCGGATTGATCATCGATACCCACGGCCAAAACACCATTGAGGCGGTCTGGACCTTGCTGGACGAAGCCTACCGCTTATTCGGAACATTTCCGACACTGGTGGAGCGCGATAGCAATATACCGCCACTAGCGGACTTGCTGCCCGAAGTGGAACGCATAGCCGAACTGCAAAAACGGCATGATATCCGCGGGACGGACAATCGTCATTCCGGTGCCCTCCTATGAACTCCCTGCAAACACAACAACGGGCTTTTTTGGATTATATACGTCGGCCGCATGCGGCTGAGGTACCGGAAGGCTTCGTCCCGGAACGCCTCGCGGTCTATGTCGAACTGCTTTATAACAAATTCGACGAAAGCCTGACCGCCTGTTTCCCGGTTATCCACAGCCTTCTGGCCCGGGACGAATGGCGCGCGTTGCTGCTGGAATTCATCGCCGAACATCGTTGCCGTTCGCCGTATTTCCGGCAGATACCCGACGAATTCATACAGTATCTGCTCCACGAGCGCCAGCCAGCCGGTGACAAGCCTTTTCTCGGCGAACTGGCGCATTTTGAATGGATGGAATTACAACTATCAATTGCCGAAGCGGCTTCAGTATCTGTTAAAGCGCTGACAGACCAGCAACTGTTGGACGATGTACCGCTGTTTACTCCGGTAAAACAGTTACTGCATTACCACTGGCCGGTGCAAGACATAGGCCCCACGTTTCAGCCTAAGACACCGCCAACCAGCCCCACCCATATCTTAGGGTTTCGAGACAGTTACGACCAGGTACAGTTCATCGCCTTGAACCCTGCCACGGCCCGGCTGGTACGCCTGCTATGCAATGGTTATACCGGCCGACAAGCCCTGGACAATCTGGGCAGCGGACTGGATAAGGCCGCCGCCATGCAATTCATGCAGTTCGGCTTGCAGGCATTAGCCGAACTACACCACCGTGGCGCGATAGTGGATACGCGTCCGGCCAATGCTTCCGGAGCACACCTATGAACCAAACCCAAACCAGTTCCGGCTCATCTTGTATGAGCTGCGGCATGAGCAACGGTATCGCACGGCTCGGCGCATTACCAAAACAGTTGAGCCGATGGCTGGATCGGCGCGCGCAGACATTGGCGCCCATTTTTTTACGGCTATTGCTGGCCTACGAATTCGGCGAGGCCGGCCTGGAAAAACTGCATGGCGAAAATTGGTTCGCCGATTTAAACTTTCCATTTCCGTTCAACATGCTGCCGGCCGACTTTAGCTGGACCCTGGCGACCGGGTTAGAGATCATCGCCCCGCTGGCTTTAATTTTAGGATTTATGAC
This sequence is a window from Methylomonas methanica MC09. Protein-coding genes within it:
- a CDS encoding SCO family protein, yielding MNLSSKWLAGTCLWLGFCLPAFSEDLAQTWLLEESGVRASSSEPSAPMSSAPARKYQVSTANYELPDVSLINADGDDVSLRQLLNSEGPVVLQFVFVTCSTICPILSASLASAQTDIDKLSNGKQRLISISIDPEQDTPEQLRTYAKRFKAGGNWHFLTGNPDDIKTVLKAFDASYAGNNKMYHLSLTFMRPAPRSAWRRINGLLGKQELVAEYAQMLTTPE
- a CDS encoding c-type cytochrome: MADKLLTPGIKRIGLTLILVCLALGGYWLSQHYHQFLAPDAMLGAQIYERGITGNGDALQGITQNDIAFNDAQFNCAQCHRRSGFGSSEGGNYVLPVTGNILFNPRTFDRADLFNKLFKESQGKMFWARMRSAYQRPAYTDASLAAAIRDGVDPSGRKLSSLMPRYRLNDTDMAALIAYLHQLSNHNDPGVDERVIRLATVVGPQVNNEDKDAMLTTIAKFVSWLNLETAGNLAHPNFSPGYRSEFAKAFRLWQHEVWELPADPKQWPAELAKRYQQQPVFAFIGGMAEGDWTPIHDFCESKRIPCLFPFTDLPPTDKDNHYSLYFNQGLTLEAKAIGRFLRHQKTADSRVIVNIHADEARGNQPAQALTKSLEGSKQHTVVDMPFANIEQLRQQWNEVVQQQQTPMNVVIWPGKFATAVAAELPLLAKQAERLLLPAQFMDASQNPFAPDIIGKLYFSYPYELPSAYHPHAFRVRAWMNTQKLPIDNPRLQFNTYYALNLLQFGLEHVVAHFSRDYLLEYIETEAENQLNPGTFPRLSLGPGQRFASKGAYIVQLDSDPNQQFHAVSDWITP
- a CDS encoding DUF692 domain-containing protein: MNPSHPFGLSGAGLGLRRALIPALQANMPDGIDFFEVSPENWVGIGGHLGKQFRSLTERHRFVAHGLALSLGGPAPLDTLFLGELKQFLDQHQFALYTEHLSFCGDEGHCYDLYPIPFTEQAVKHVAGRIRQTQQILERSIALENASYYLQPPQAEMDELSFINAVLNEADCYLHLDVNNIYVNSVNHGYDPLTFLRGLPGERIVYGHVAGHDLDPSGLIIDTHGQNTIEAVWTLLDEAYRLFGTFPTLVERDSNIPPLADLLPEVERIAELQKRHDIRGTDNRHSGALL
- a CDS encoding DNA-binding domain-containing protein, with amino-acid sequence MNSLQTQQRAFLDYIRRPHAAEVPEGFVPERLAVYVELLYNKFDESLTACFPVIHSLLARDEWRALLLEFIAEHRCRSPYFRQIPDEFIQYLLHERQPAGDKPFLGELAHFEWMELQLSIAEAASVSVKALTDQQLLDDVPLFTPVKQLLHYHWPVQDIGPTFQPKTPPTSPTHILGFRDSYDQVQFIALNPATARLVRLLCNGYTGRQALDNLGSGLDKAAAMQFMQFGLQALAELHHRGAIVDTRPANASGAHL
- a CDS encoding DoxX family protein — translated: MNQTQTSSGSSCMSCGMSNGIARLGALPKQLSRWLDRRAQTLAPIFLRLLLAYEFGEAGLEKLHGENWFADLNFPFPFNMLPADFSWTLATGLEIIAPLALILGFMTRFFSAALIVLTVVAIAAVHWPADWQTLGELWKGYAISNHGYGNYKLPLMYILMLSTLLFSGAGRLSVDHWFRRAAPTH